A single region of the Solwaraspora sp. WMMD406 genome encodes:
- a CDS encoding ABC transporter permease, with translation MTRIVWSQIIRRWTRSIALLVGIFVAVTSFTVLTGTAETARLSVIGTVQANARTAYDILVRPADSITEQEATTGIVRPNFLTEAPGGISLEQVSAIRDISGVEVAAPIALVGMVVPQLRIPVDLSDVVPDGQRSAYRLTVNWRTDRGLSTIGPDTAYAYFTPNPVEHRDVVEVSDRNPTGSFLDEVTPSGDRVNICGKSISIQAGESTESSLSENVQCYSLTEDSREYAADRAFLLDWRVPYVLAAVDPAAEAELVGLDEAIVSGDYLPATSAEAAAGGGDVSARTIPVIAASDSYVDQQAIVEVERLPRDVAEQFVDAKESIAAPDSFAAAAPGVSVTSIGVDGRDASDFLLRDLGHAFGNAVDGYWTAGPVEWDTGPDGATVPRDQQVAGDVWRGAFGGRIASAPVAADDRGFRDLRLHRLAVGRAVTHPKLALSGRFDPELIETFSALSEVPLGAYQSPGLPGADDQSKDLLGGQPLLPSGNPAGYVQQPPLLLTTLDAVESFYGAFDRSSGTRPVAAVRVRVAGVTGVDDVSRERVRVAAERIAETTGLHVDITVGSSPTERTVALPAGDFGRPDLVLTEWWSKKGVGTVISEAVERKSLILFVLVLAVCAVFVGNSSAAAVRARRTELGVLACLGWQRRSLFAVVLGELMVIGLAAGVLGAVGAWLTAGSLGIDVSWSRAVSAVPAAILVSLSAGLIPAIQASRADSIAAVRPPVVAGRRARLFLGLTGLAVVNLWRTPGRTALGGAALGVAVTALTLLVAITWAFQGVLVGSLLGDAVAVQVRGSDLAAVAAMLVLATVAVADVVFLNVRERASEFAALQATGWTHGAISRLVLTEGVVLGLIGAVPGAIVGLGLAVLLAGGSGTGLVQLLPVAAFVAAVGVLAAAVATIPPIQSLRRRPITHLLVEE, from the coding sequence ATGACGCGGATCGTGTGGTCGCAGATCATCCGCCGGTGGACCCGGTCGATCGCCCTGCTGGTCGGGATCTTCGTCGCGGTCACCAGTTTCACGGTGCTGACCGGGACGGCTGAGACGGCACGCCTCAGTGTCATCGGAACGGTGCAGGCCAACGCCCGCACCGCGTACGACATCCTGGTCCGACCGGCGGATTCGATCACCGAGCAGGAAGCGACGACCGGGATCGTTCGGCCCAACTTCCTCACTGAGGCACCCGGCGGCATCAGCCTGGAACAGGTCTCCGCGATTCGGGACATCTCCGGGGTGGAAGTGGCGGCACCGATCGCTCTCGTCGGCATGGTCGTTCCGCAGCTGCGGATCCCGGTCGACCTGTCCGACGTCGTGCCAGACGGGCAACGGTCCGCGTACCGGCTCACCGTCAACTGGCGGACGGATCGTGGCCTGAGCACCATCGGACCGGACACGGCGTACGCCTACTTCACTCCCAACCCGGTCGAGCATCGAGACGTCGTCGAGGTCTCCGACCGCAACCCCACCGGAAGCTTCCTCGACGAGGTGACCCCGTCCGGCGACCGCGTCAACATCTGCGGCAAGTCGATCAGCATCCAGGCAGGGGAGTCCACCGAGTCCTCGCTCAGCGAGAACGTGCAGTGCTACTCCCTGACCGAGGACAGCCGCGAGTACGCGGCCGATCGCGCGTTCCTGCTCGACTGGCGTGTCCCGTACGTCTTGGCCGCTGTGGATCCGGCGGCCGAAGCCGAGTTGGTCGGCTTGGACGAGGCGATTGTGTCCGGGGACTACCTCCCGGCCACGTCGGCCGAGGCAGCCGCGGGCGGCGGCGACGTGTCGGCGCGCACGATCCCGGTGATCGCGGCGAGTGACAGCTACGTCGACCAGCAAGCGATCGTCGAGGTCGAGCGGCTGCCACGCGATGTCGCGGAACAGTTCGTCGATGCTAAGGAGAGCATCGCCGCACCGGACAGCTTCGCCGCCGCCGCGCCCGGTGTCAGCGTCACGTCCATCGGGGTCGACGGCCGGGACGCGAGCGATTTCCTGCTCCGGGACCTCGGGCACGCGTTCGGTAACGCGGTGGACGGCTACTGGACGGCCGGACCAGTCGAGTGGGACACCGGGCCCGACGGTGCGACCGTCCCGCGAGATCAACAGGTCGCGGGCGACGTGTGGCGGGGGGCGTTCGGCGGCCGTATCGCCAGCGCGCCGGTCGCCGCCGACGATCGGGGCTTCCGCGACCTGCGCCTGCATCGCCTCGCCGTCGGTCGGGCCGTGACCCATCCGAAGCTCGCCCTGTCCGGCCGATTCGACCCGGAGCTGATCGAGACCTTCTCTGCCCTGTCCGAGGTGCCGCTCGGTGCCTACCAGTCGCCCGGATTGCCCGGAGCCGACGACCAGTCCAAGGATCTGTTGGGCGGACAGCCGCTGCTGCCGTCGGGCAACCCGGCCGGTTATGTGCAGCAACCGCCGCTGTTGCTGACGACCCTGGACGCGGTCGAGTCCTTCTACGGGGCCTTCGACCGGTCGTCGGGGACGAGACCGGTGGCCGCCGTCCGGGTCCGGGTCGCCGGCGTGACGGGCGTCGACGACGTGTCCCGGGAGCGGGTCCGGGTCGCGGCGGAGCGCATCGCCGAGACGACCGGCCTGCACGTCGACATCACCGTCGGCTCGTCGCCGACCGAGCGGACCGTGGCGCTACCGGCCGGTGACTTCGGCCGGCCCGATCTCGTACTCACGGAATGGTGGTCGAAGAAGGGCGTCGGCACCGTGATCAGCGAGGCGGTGGAGCGCAAGTCGCTGATCCTGTTCGTGCTGGTCCTGGCGGTCTGTGCGGTGTTCGTCGGCAACTCCTCGGCGGCGGCGGTACGAGCCCGGCGTACCGAACTCGGCGTGCTCGCCTGCCTGGGTTGGCAGCGGCGGTCGTTGTTCGCCGTGGTCCTGGGTGAACTGATGGTGATCGGGCTGGCCGCCGGTGTCCTGGGTGCCGTCGGAGCGTGGCTGACCGCCGGTTCGCTCGGCATCGACGTGTCGTGGTCGCGGGCCGTGTCGGCTGTGCCGGCGGCGATCCTGGTGTCCCTGTCCGCCGGTCTGATCCCGGCGATACAGGCCTCGCGGGCCGATTCCATAGCGGCGGTGCGGCCGCCGGTCGTCGCTGGTCGCCGCGCCAGGTTGTTCCTCGGCCTCACCGGTCTCGCGGTGGTCAACCTTTGGCGGACCCCGGGGCGTACGGCGTTGGGCGGCGCGGCGCTGGGAGTCGCGGTGACGGCGCTGACTCTGCTGGTCGCCATCACCTGGGCGTTCCAGGGAGTCCTGGTCGGCAGCCTGCTCGGTGACGCGGTGGCCGTACAGGTGCGGGGTTCCGATCTGGCCGCTGTGGCGGCGATGCTGGTCCTCGCGACGGTCGCCGTCGCCGACGTGGTCTTTCTCAACGTCCGGGAGCGCGCGTCGGAGTTCGCCGCGCTGCAAGCGACCGGCTGGACCCACGGCGCGATTTCCCGACTGGTCCTCACCGAGGGCGTGGTGCTCGGCCTGATCGGGGCCGTTCCCGGAGCCATCGTCGGACTCGGACTCGCGGTGCTGCTCGCCGGTGGCTCGGGCACCGGCCTGGTCCAGCTGCTGCCGGTGGCCGCGTTCGTAGCCGCTGTCGGTGTCCTCGCCGCCGCTGTAGCGACGATCCCGCCGATCCAGTCGCTACGCCGCCGCCCGATCACGCACCTGTTGGTGGAGGAGTAG